DNA sequence from the Vicinamibacteria bacterium genome:
GTACGCTCGAGAGCTTCCGCCGCGAGCATGACGATCGCCAGGAGCGCTCCGAATCGAAGCGCCGTCTTCAGCTCGAGTGGATTCTGAACGGTAGGGGATTTCCCGTTATTGCCCCTCTCGTCACTGCGTCGCCATAGCAGAGCGCTAGGGAGATAGACGATAACGCTCATCAGTATCATCGGCGGGAGCAACTCCGGCACGAGGCTGCGGTTGACCGCGGCAGTAATCAGGAGGATACGAGGGAACATCGTACCGCAGGCGATCAAAACGGCGAACCCTAGCAAGGACGTCGCCAGCTTTTGTCGGTGCGCCATCCTCGAAAAGTGAAGGGTCAGCGCCGTCGACGAGGCCAGGCCCCCGAAGAGTCCCGTCACCGCGGCGCCTTTCCTCTCTCCCACGGCCTTCATGGCCACGTAGCCGGCAAAGGAGATCGATGCCACGAGCACGACCATCCACCATATCGTGTACGGGTTCAGCGCTTCCCAGGGGCCGAAGCCCTGGTTCGGAAGAACCGGGAGCAAGACGACCGAAATGAGAAGGAGTTTGATGATCGCTTTCAGCTCCGGGCCGGTGAGTTTGTGCAGCCAGCCGTGGAGAGCGGGTTTCACGCCGAGAATCAGAGTCGTAACCACGGCGGCGGCGACGGCAATGGGGATATGCCCCAGCGCGGACAGGAGGCCGAACCCAAAGGTGAGGAGCCCGGCCATGAGGCTCGTGATCCCGACGTCGTTGGCCCCTTTGGCAGTGATCGCATAGGCGACGATCATCACCGCGGTGATGGCGACGAACGCCGTTGGAAGAATCGCCTGTTGTGAATGGATGCCTACGATGCCCACGACGCCGCCGAGGAGTCCGATGAGGCCGTAGGTCCTCACTCCCGCAACGCGACCGCCCTCTTCGGTTTCTCGTTCCCGCCAACCGCGTTCGATTCCGACGAGGAGCCCGGTCGCGAGGGCCACGCCCAGGCGCGTCAATTGCTCGACGTCATCCATCCTCGGACTCAGTGGAACGGCTTTCGGAGGCGTTCTCCGTCGGCTCCGCTCAGGTATATCAGGAGGAGATAGATCCTGTCGGTCGCGCTCGAGACTACCATCACGCACTCCGATTCGGGATCGTAGACGTCGACCGCGCTCTGAATCTCCGGAGCGGTCTCGGCAAACAAGGGATGCGACCGGGGCAGATAGCACGGAGTCCCTGCGGGAATGCCGAGAAGCCACTGCTCGGAGAGGAAGACCGCCCCCGGCCCGGCCTGGTCATATCCTTCGGTGGCGAGCTCGCTAATGTC
Encoded proteins:
- a CDS encoding DUF4010 domain-containing protein, giving the protein MDDVEQLTRLGVALATGLLVGIERGWRERETEEGGRVAGVRTYGLIGLLGGVVGIVGIHSQQAILPTAFVAITAVMIVAYAITAKGANDVGITSLMAGLLTFGFGLLSALGHIPIAVAAAVVTTLILGVKPALHGWLHKLTGPELKAIIKLLLISVVLLPVLPNQGFGPWEALNPYTIWWMVVLVASISFAGYVAMKAVGERKGAAVTGLFGGLASSTALTLHFSRMAHRQKLATSLLGFAVLIACGTMFPRILLITAAVNRSLVPELLPPMILMSVIVYLPSALLWRRSDERGNNGKSPTVQNPLELKTALRFGALLAIVMLAAEALERT